A part of Podarcis raffonei isolate rPodRaf1 chromosome 12, rPodRaf1.pri, whole genome shotgun sequence genomic DNA contains:
- the RAB5A gene encoding ras-related protein Rab-5A, with amino-acid sequence MANRGATRPNGPNAGNKICQFKLVLLGESAVGKSSLVLRFVKGQFHEFQESTIGAAFLTQTVCLDDTTVKFEIWDTAGQERYHSLAPMYYRGAQAAIVVYDITNEESFARAKNWVKELQRQASPNIVIALAGNKADLANKRAVDFQEAQSYADDNSLLFMETSAKTSMNVNEIFMAIAKKLPKNEQQNAGANSVRGRGVDLTEPTQPTKSQCCSN; translated from the exons ATGGCCAACCGAGGAGCAACTAGACCCAATGGGCCTAATGCTGGAAATAAAATATGTCAATTCAAGTTAGTTCTTCTGGGAGAATCTGCAGTTGGCAAATCAAGTCTGGTGCTTCGTTTTGTAAAAGGCCAGTTTCATGAGTTTCAAGAGAGTACGATTGGAG CTGCTTTTCTAACACAGACCGTATGTCTTGATGACACAACAGTAAAATTTGAGATTTGGGACACAGCTGGTCAAGAACGATAtcacagtttggcaccaatgTATTACAGAGGAGCCCAAGCAGCTATAGTTGTATATGATATTACCAACGAG GAATCCTTTGCAAGAGCAAAAAATTGGGTAAAAGAACTCCAGAGGCAAGCAAGTCCTAACATTGTAATAGCTTTAGCAGGAAATAAAGCTGATTTAGCTAACAAAAGGGCTGTAGATTTTCAG GAAGCACAGTCTTATGCGGATGACAACAGTTTATTGTTCATGGAGACGTCGGCTAAAACATCAATGAATGTAAATGAAATATTCATGGCAATTG CTAAAAAGTTGCCGAAGAATGAACAACAGAATGCAGGGGCCAACTCTGTCCGAGGAAGAGGAGTAGATCTTACTGAACCAACACAACCAACTAAGAGTCAATGCTGTAGTAACTAA
- the PP2D1 gene encoding protein phosphatase 2C-like domain-containing protein 1, whose translation MSWEKGSPQCKSHKSEEDPTKVVKIDFKKVDKLDITVLCSICQQMVHISEILFHKRVHQALAVLDYRRPWVESIDVNKIVLQRKRLLLKMKKYKTPKYVERKTEKIGCSFDLLKESMKPTPYFCIDSIAQSSVHVEEVTNPLIKAIAICQDKNAHWHENLEDVFVVLDNYGNRAGTSFLGVFDGSNGISAAETTSVELPVLLLDQLSHEDPSYQVSEAGKEFIDSFCTVFRADYKVRERLFTQKGARGKKSWPGDYEWIHRAYAKSFWRMDRLLRLGRNEVSRVCWSSCTAATCIIENISNEKESQPEEEEEKTLEKVTDEEEQNVRQQSEEEMPKRIFIAKKKGDAEQGVALLITKKERGSVTEQQPEEPLGGTNGKKESSTVESENNEQVTNNKDVIQEENLLESKKQQQEESLERTDDHAREAGDTVHVADHIDGGQDEGLLENMGQQQGESSERTDDHTREPGDNVHVADHIDGGHEEGLLENMEQQQGESSERTNDLTAEPGDNEHVPDSIDGSQEEEELEGDNSSAPTEEKFGLMHIANIGNVHAVLCKNGKSYWVTKEHSTYSREERIRVLKNGGYISSNEPKGLIEGLIKSTRGLGHHGNPKLKNTVIPVPHTISFPVDDSCQFLILASNGLWEVLDKSEAVLLTLTMFSAYLEKYQRSQLKKARMSKGSELPSNDLETEFYSWYLNKDFLADIELQNLRSSSSVVQEEEMVQSGCSAEQEAEADEESEEAAEESEAEEKSEADEEEAAEEAEEEEAAAEEEEEEEEEEEEESETTLEVSGSWDLSDDTTHESTEPTLTPEFAINVEEPEPESSESSQISEDSEINSRTFYALAAKYISKHLVEAALKAGSRDNITVLIALLNGCDKIPTYI comes from the exons ATGTCGTGGGAAAAAGGATCTCCGCAATGTAAATCCCACAAATCTGAAGAAGATCCCACAAAGGTAGTTAAGATTGACTTCAAGAAAGTTGACAAACTCGATATTACAGTACTTTGCTCCATATGCCAACAAATGGTACACATTAGCGAAATTCTTTTCCATAAAAGAGTCCACCAGGCTCTGGCAGTACTGGATTATCGCCGGCCATGGGTGGAATCAATAGATGTAAATAAAATAGTTCTTCAGAGAAAAcgtctgcttttaaaaatgaaaaaatataaGACTCCTAAGTATGTTGAACGAAAGACGGAGAAGATTGGCTGTTCATTTGATCTCCTTAAAGAAAGCATGAAGCCTACTCCATATTTTTGCATTGATAGTATTGCTCAAAGTTCTGTGCACGTTGAAGAAGTTACCAATCCGCTGATAAAAGCCATCGCAATATGTCAAGACAAAAATGCTCATTGGCATGAAAACCTGGAAGACGTATTTGTCGTGTTAGACAATTATGGGAACAGGGCAGGTACGTCCTTTCTTGGGGTTTTTGATGGAAGCAATGGGATCTCTGCTGCAGAGACGACGTCCGTGGAACTTCCCGTTTTACTCCTTGACCAGCTTTCTCACGAAGATCCCTCTTACCAAGTGAGTGAAGCTGGGAAAGAATTCATAGATTCATTCTGCACCGTCTTCAGGGCAGATTACAAAGTGAGGGAGAGGCTTTTCACTCAGAAGGGTGCCAGAGGCAAGAAGTCTTGGCCAGGTGATTATGAATGGATTCACAGAGCATATGCTAAGTCTTTCTGGCGTATGGACAGGCTTTTACGGCTCGGGAGAAATGAAGTTTCCAGAGTCTGCTGGAGCAGTTGTACAGCTGCCACCTGTATAATAGAAAATATAAGCAACGAAAAGGAAAGCCaacctgaagaagaggaggagaaaacgcTTGAAAAGGTAACTGATGAAGAGGAACAGAACGTCAGACAACAGAGCGAGGAGGAGATGCCTAAAAGGATATTCATAGCAAAGAAAAAAGGTGACGCAGAGCAGGGAGTGGCTCTGCTTATAACTAAGAAAGAGAGGGGCAGTGTCACAGAACAGCAGCCAGAGGAGCCACTTGGAGGAACCAACGGCAAAAAGGAAAGCAGCACGGTAGAGTCAGAAAACAATGAGCAGGTTACCAATAATAAGGATGTGATTCAGGAAGAGAATCTGCTTGAAAGcaagaaacagcagcaagaagaatCACTTGAAAGAACAGATGATCATGCCAGAGAGGCAGGAGACACTGTGCATGTTGCTGATCATATAGATGGGGGCCAGGATGAGGGTCTCCTTGAAAACATGGGACAGCAGCAAGGAGAGTCATCTGAAAGAACAGATGATCACACCAGAGAGCCAGGAGACAATGTGCATGTTGCTGATCATATAGATGGGGGCCACGAAGAGGGTCTCCTTGAGAACATGGAACAGCAGCAAGGAGAGTCGTCTGAAAGAACAAATGATCTCACCGCAGAGCCAGGAGACAATGAGCACGTGCCAGATAGCATAGATGGGAGTCAGGAAGAGGAAGAGCTTGAAGGCGACAATAGTTCTGCACCGACAGAAGAAAAATTTGGACTCATGCATATTGCTAATATTG gCAATGTTCATGCTGTTTTATGCAAAAATGGGAAAAGCTATTGGGTTACTAAAGAACACAGCACTTATTCTAGAGAAGAAAGGATCCGTGTTCTTAAGAATGGTGGCTATATCAGCAGCAATGAACCCAAAGGACTGATAGAAGGACTTATCAAGAGCACTCGGGGCCTTGGCCACCACGGCAATCCAAAGCTGAAAAATACTGTTATTCCTGTACCACatacaatctcctttcctgttgATGATTCATGCCAATTTCTTATTTTAGCTTCTAATGGACTCTGGGAAGTTCTGGATAAAAGTGAAGCAGTACTATTGACATTAACAATGTTTTCTGCTTATCTGGAAAAGTATCAGCGCTCCCAACTGAAGAAAGCCCGCATGTCCAAAGGCTCCGAGTTACCTTCGAATGATTTGGAAACTGAATTCTATTCATGGTATttaaataaagattttttggCAGATATTGAGTTACAAAATTTAAGGTCCTCAAGTAGCGTTGTGCAAGAAGAAGAGATGGTTCAGTCAGGTTGCTCAGCAGagcaagaagcagaagcagatgaagaatcagaagaagcagcggaagaatcagaagcagaggaaaaatcagaagcagatgaggaagaagccgcagaagaagcagaggaagaagaagcagcagcagaggaagaagaagaggaggaggaggaggaggaagaagaatcagaaACCACTTTAGAAGTTTCTGGCTCATGGGACTTAAGTGATGATACAACTCATGAAAGCACAGAACCAACTCTAACCCCAGAGTTTGCGATAAATGTAGAAGAACCTGAACCTGAAAGTTCTGAATCTTCACAAATATCAGAAGATTCAGAAATCAATTCTAGGACATTTTATGCCCTTGCAGCTAAGTATATTAGTAAGCACCTTGTAGAAGCTGCACTGAAAGCAGGTTCCAGAGATAATATTACTGTTCTGATAGCACTCTTAAATGGATGTGATAAAATACCCACTTATATTTAG